The Hymenobacter oligotrophus genome segment CGCGATACCGGGCTACGCTACACCCCGAAAGCGGCAACAGACGCTGCTGCGCTATAAAAAATCAGGCTTCCCGAAGTACGGGAAGCCCGTGGCGGAGAGGGGGGGATTCGAACCCCCGGTAAACTTTAGGTCTACGGCAGTTTAGCAAACTACTGGTTTAAGCCACTCACCCACCTCTCCGTAATTGAGGCTGATTACCTAGTGGCCGCTTGCCCTTAGGTGCCGCAAATATACAAGCGGCAATCGAAAAACAATTGTCGAGCGAAAAAAAATCTACGTTTCAGCTCAGCAGGGCCATTATCTTTGACATCGACCACCGCCCGCGCTGGGCCCGCACGCATGCTTACTTGGCTGTATTCCTGGACGATTTGGGAAGCCTTGCTTACGGCTGGGGCGCTGGTGCTATATGTGGGTTACGTGTGGCGCACGGTGCGGCTTTCGCGCCCGCTCGGCATGTCGGGGTGGCGCTTGGCCTGGAAAGCCTTGCCTCGCCTGCTGGCGTTTGGGCTCTTGCTGGTAGCGCTGCTGGGCCCGGCCTACGGGCTTACCCAGCGCGCGGTGCGCACCGCCGGTAAGGACGTGTGGCTGCTTGTCGATTTGTCGCGCTCCATGGATGCTAACGACGTGGCGCCTTCGCGGCTGCAAAAAGCCAAAGCCGAGCTGACTGCTTTGGTGCAGCGCTTTCCGGCCGACCGCATTGGGCTCATCGTGTTCAGCTCCGAAGCCTTCGTACACTGCCCGCTCACTTACGACCAGGAAGCGCTGCTGATCTTGCTGAATACCCTGGATACGAAGTTAGTGCCTAAAGGCAGCACCGAGCTGACACAACCTTTGCAATTGGCCCTCGCACGCATGGCCACCTCGGCGCTTAAGCCCGACAGCGTTGGCGCACCTAGGGCCACGGCGCTGGTATTGGTGAGCGATGGCGAGGACTACAGCGACAACGTGGAAGGGGTGCTGCGCGAAGTAGTACGCAGCGGCATGCGCCTTTACACCGTTGGGGTGGGCACCGCCGCAGGCGGGCGCATACCCCGGGCCGGCGGGTACGTGCGCGATGCGCAGGGCAAACCGGTTCTCACGCGTTTGCAGCCGGCCGTGCTGCGCCGCCTTTCCGAGGCAACCGGCGGCGTGTATGTAGAGCTGACGGACCGGCGCAACGAGTTTCCGCTGCTGTTGCGGGCCATATCGCGCCTCGAGGGCCAAACCCAGCAGGTGCGCACCGTAACCGTAGCCGACAACCGCTACCTGTACCCGTTGGCGGCGGCCTTGTTGCTGCTCGCGCTGGATGTGGTTATATCCGTAACCGTAGTGAAGCCCTGATGCGCGGTTTGCTGCTGATACTGCTGGTGCTGGGCGGTGGCTGGTGGAGTGCCCTGCAACGCGTGCACAACGCCAACGACGCCATGCGCCTGGGGGCCAGCGCCTACGCCCAGCGCGACTACGCTACCGCCGCCGCCGCTTACGCCCGCGCCCGGGGCCTAGGTGTTACCGACGAAGGCGTGCTGCTGAACCTAGGGCATGCATACGCCCGCTTGGGCCGCCAACCCGAGGCTCGGCAAGCCTACGGCAGCCTGCTGCAAAGCGCTGTACCCGAAGTACGCAGTGTGGCCCGGCAACAGTTAGCCGTTTTGGCTGCGGCCGATGGCAACTACGCCCAAGCCACCGCTCTGCTACGGCAAGCCTTGCTCGACAATCCGCGCAACACCGCTGCGCGCTACAACTACGAACTGCTTCGCCCCTACCAAGGCCGCCGCAACGAGCCCAATCTACCGCCCCCACCTGCCGAACGCCAGCCGCAGCCGGGTGGTGCCGGCGAGCAATCAGCCGATACGCAGCCGGCCCAAGCGCCGCCGCAAGCCGCCCCCGCTAGCGGCAACCAAGCCACTGGGCAAGGTAGCCAAACCGGCAACCTGGGCGGTAATACCAATCGGGCAACCGCACAGGGCAACAACCCTGGCAGCACGCAGGGCCTCGATACGAATGCCAACGACACCGGTGGTCCGCCAAACAACAGCGGCACCAGCGGCGAGGCGGCCAACCCCACCGATAACCGAGTAATTACCCGCCAGCGCTTGGCTCCGCTGAACCTGAACGAGGCGCAGGCCCGGCAACTATTGGACGCGCTGCAGGCCGCCGAGCAGCAGTATTTGCAGCAGCTGCCCCACAAAGCCACGCAGCGCCCCGACCCCCGCAAGCCCGCTTGGTAGCCCTAGGTGCCTGGCCGCCTAGTGCAGTAAGGCACCCGAAAATTCCTACTACTTTTGGCCTGTCGCTGCCATGCGGCAGCCCAGCCCGACTTTCTACTACAACCCCACCCTTTTACATTCATGCAGACGAAAGAAGTCTATATCATTTCGGCGGTGCGCACGCCCATCGGTTCGTTTGGCGGCAGCTTGGCCTCGCTTTCGGCTACCGAGCTGGGCGGCATTGCCCTGAAAGGCGCCCTCGAGAAAGCCGGCGTGGAGCCCAAAGAGGTGCAGCAGGTAATCATGGGCAACGTGATTTCGGCCAACCTGGGCCAGGCTCCGGCCCGCCAGGCTGCCCTGAAAGCCGGCCTAGGTTACGAGGTGGAGTGCACCACCGTAAACAAAGTGTGTGCTTCGGGTTCAAAGGCCATTATGATGGCCGCCCAAGCCATTATGCTGGGCCACGCCGATGTAGTGCTGGCCGGCGGTATGGAAAGCATGTCGAACGTACCGTACTACCTCGACAAAGCCCGCTTCGGTGCCAAGTACGGCCACAGCCAGATGATCGACGGCCTGATGAAGGACGGCCTGTGGGACCCCTACCACAACTACGCCATGGGCAACGCGGCCGAAAACACGGCCAAGAAGATGGGCATCACCCGCGAAGAGCAGGATGCCTTTGCCATTGAGAGCTACACCCGCAGCGCCAACGCGGCCAAAGCCGGCAAAAAGAAGGACGAAATCATTCCGGTTACGATTGAGCAGCGCGGCAAAACCGTGGTGGTTGAGGACGACGAGGAGTACACCAAAGTCGACTTTGCCAAAGTACCCGGCCTGAAGCCGGCTTTCATCAAAGAGGGTGGTACCGTAACCGCGGCCAATGCCTCTACCCTCAACGACGGCGCCGCCGCCGTGTTGCTGATGAGCAAGGAAAAGGCCGAAGCCCTAGGTGTTACGCCGATTGCGCGCGTACTGGGCTTTGCCGATGCCGAGCAGGCGCCGGAGTGGTTCACCACCTCGCCTTCGCTGGCTATTCCGAAGGCCCTGAAGTACGCCGGCGTAACGCCCGAGCAAGTCGACTTCTACGAAATCAACGAGGCTTTCTCGGTAGTATCACTTGCCAACAACAAGCTGCTTAAGCTAGAAGGCTCGAAAGTGAACGTGTACGGCGGTGCCGTGTCGCTGGGCCACCCGCTGGGGGCTTCGGGTGCGCGCATCGTAACCACGCTGCTGAACGTGATGCGTAACGAAGGCGGCAAGATTGGGGTAACCGGCATCTGCAACGGTGGCGGTGGCGCCAGCAGCCTCGTGTTCGAGAAATTGTAATTGCTGCTCGGCGAATTGCTGGCTCGCAGTTCGCTGGCTCATGCGCACTGAATTCCGGTGCCACGTCTTTCGGGTCGTGGCACCTTTTTTTTGCCTAGGGCAGCGCCAAGCCCTAGGTGCCTAAGTGGTATTTCTGCAAGCCCCGGGCAGGCAGCACCTTTACGAGCGCAACTGTGTTTAGCCAACTGCCCGAAAGCTTACGCGTAGCTTCGGCACAATTTTTCTAGGACAAGCGCAGTTAATTCGAAAGCGCATATTTGACGGCATGAACAAACTACTGCTGGCGGGCTCCCTCCTGCTGCTAGCGGCTCCGGCCTGGGCCCAACGCCCCCGCGTCTTCACCACATACTTCGATACCACCCACACCAAAAAGCGCGAAGTGTACCGCGCCTTGGTAGGGGCCGATACCGTGATGGAAGGCCCTTACAAACGCTTTTACCGCTCGGGCAAGTTGGAGGTGCAAACCAGCTACCGGGGCGGCAAGCCCGATAGCGCCTACGTGGAGTTTTTTGCAACGGGGCAGCGCCGACTTGAAGTAACCTTCAAAGAAGGCCAGCGGCAAGGACCTTTCCGCACGTTTTACCCCACGGGCAAAGTAGCGCAGGAAGGCTCTTACGTCGACGACCAGCCCACGGGCAATATCAAGATGTACCACCCCTCGGGCGAGCTGAAACTGGAAACCACGTTGGAGCGCGGTCAGCCCTCCGGTGTGGTGCGCCAGGTGTATGCCTCGGGCAAGCCCCAGGTTGAGATGACCTACAAGGACGGGCAGCCCAACGGCGTGGTGCGCACCTACTTCCCCAACGGGCAGCTGCAAAGCGAAGGCACCTACCGCAACGGCCTGTTGGCCGGCGGCTACAAAACCTGGTACAGCAACGGCCAGCTCGAAACGGAGGTGACCATGGACAACACCGGCCGCGGCACCATGCGCACCTACTACCCTACGGGCAAGCTGCGCACCGAGGGCAACTACGTGCCGGCCACCGTCGCTACCCGGCAGGTAACCAACCAGCTCGGCGACGACCTTACCAAACGCGCTCAACAGCTAGCCCCCGGCACGGCCAACCTCGAAGGCGCCGTGAAAACTTACTACGAGGACGGCAAGCTGAAAAGCACACAGAATTACAAAGCCGGTTTGCTGACGGGACTATCCCGCTACTTCTACCCGTCGGGCAAGCCGGAGCAGGAAGTGGTGTACTCCAATGCGGCCAAAGATCGTAAGGTGACGGTATTTTTCGAGGAAGGCGGCGTGAAGGAAGAGCAGGAGTACAAGAACACCCAGCGCAACGGCACGTGGCGCACCTTCTTCCCCAACAGTAAGCAGGTGCAGCGAAAGGAAACCTACCTCAACGGCCGTTTGGTGGGCGACCAAACCACCTACTTCCCTACCGGTCAGGTTCAGCGCAAACTCACCTTCGAGGGCGGCAAAGCCGTGGGCGCCGAGCAGGAATTCTACCAGTCGGGTAAGCTCCGGAGCGAAACTGCTTGGAAGGCTGGGCTGAAATCGGGCCCTTTCCGCCAATTGCGCGAAGATGGTACCCTGGAGGTACAAGGACAGTTCCGCAACAACCGCGAAACCGGCGTGTGGAGCTACTTCGGCCCCGATGGCAAAACCGTATCGGAAAAGAAGACTTTACGGAATGGGCAGGTAGTTGCCCCCGGTACCAAGTAAACCGCAGCCTGTAGGCTACAGCCACAACCGCCAACTCGTCCTGGGTTGGCGGTTTTCTTTTGCCCGAGGTAGCCTCAACCTAAGCATATGCCCTGCACATTTATATATGATGTAGCATATAATTAACGGGGCCAGCAGCGTTAATTAAAAAGTTAAGGGTTGGTTGTAACCATTGCCCTAGGTCGGAGTTTCCACCATCGCATTCAGGCCTCGAAAAAATTTTACCGCCAGATGCATCCTACGAAAATATTCGTAGTCTTTGGTTTGAATGGTGAGTGAAAAGGACGGCGGACCGCGGCCGTCGTTCTACCCGCTCCTGCTCGGCTTACTTGGCAGCTGCCCCGGCAGCTGGCAATGCTTACCGAACCTCGGCTGGCCTACTGCTAGGCTGCACTGCAAGCTTTGAAACTGCCGCACAACGAACAACCGCCGCCTACCTAGGTAAAAAATTATTCAAACACTAGGCAACGCCTCCCCCCGACTTTCCATCTACCCTTCTGAAAACGCCCTTGGAGCATAGCAGAAGGCGAATTGAAGATTAACAATAAAAAAATTTAGCTAGTACCTTGCGTTACAAAGTACCTATCATTACCTTTGAAGCGTTGAAAGAGTACGCCGCATGCGGGGCCCGGTAACCGACCGGACCGCCAGCCGCCCACCAACCGGGCTGCAACCCGCACACGGTATTTGGCGACTTTCAGCTACCAATACCTCCTTGAGGCTCAGCTGATAGTCTTGCGTCTGCCATCGTTGGTCGGACGGACAGCACCGAGTGGAACCGCGGCCACCGGCTGCCCGACGGCACCCCCCGTTCGTGTAACCTTTTTTCTTTCTCAGGTCATGTTACTTTCAATGTTCAACCGCGCCCTAATGGGTGCTGGCCTCCTCGCTGCATCCATTTCGCAACCCGCTGCCGCCAACTTCTCGGAGGTACCTAGCGCCCACACTGGCGTTCAAATCACGGGCTCCTTCAGCGGTACGCTCATCGACCAGTACACTGGCCGGCCTATTAACCAAGCCACCGTTGCCTTAATGCGCCACGACAACGAGCAACTGATTGCCGGTGCCGTAACCGCTGACAACGGCGAGTTCCGACTCGACCGCGCCACTTTCGGTCGTTACATGCTGCACGTCGAAATTGCTGGCTACGAGCCGCTTCACGAAGAAGTAGTCATTGCTGCCGGTCGCGATGTAGTAGACCTAGGCAGCTACGGCCTCATCCCGCTGAAGGCTGTTGCCACCAACTCCGCACAGCATAAAATGACGCTGGTAGCCCAGGACTAACCACCTGCTGCCTCGTATGCGCCTCCTTCCTTCTTTCCGCGCTTCAGTTATCCAACCGTGCCACGGCACGCTATTTAGCCCAACCGGGGAGCAAGCATTCGCAAAACCACCTTGCTCCCCGGCCTAACGGCCCTTCGCCTCCTTGCCTATCAGCGGATTCGATCCGCATTTTTTTCCGCCATGTACCTTGCTTAACAAGGTACATGTCAATGCAAAAGCACCCAAGCAGCCGTTGCGCTGCGCCTCACCTCACCATTTAAGCCCATGTTTGCACTATACTCATCCAAAGCCCTGTGGTGCGCTCTTCCGGTAGCGGTTTGCACGTCGATGGCTGCTCAGGCCCAACAAGCCCCTGGCTCGGTAGCCGGCACCTTGCTCGACAAAGCAAACAACCAGCCCCTGCCCTTTGCCAACGTGGTGCTGCTCCGCGCCCAAGATTCGACGCTGGTAACGGGTACCGCCACAACGGAAACCGGCCGCTTTAAGCTCGAGAAAGTTGCCCCGGGCACCTACGCCCTCCGCGCTACTGTGCTGGGTTATCAGCCGCTGCGCCGTACGGTAACGGTTGGCGCTGCAGGCGGCGATGTTGACCTGGGCTCGGTGGCGCTGCAACCAACCACGCAGCAACTAAAGGGCGTGACGGTAACGGGTGAGCGGACAGCGGTGGAGGACAACTTGGACAAGAAAGTCATCAACGTAGAAAAGGACCTGACGACCGTAGGCGGCACGGCCGTAAACGTGTTGCAAAACGTGCCTTCGGTGGCTGTTTCGCCCGATGGCACCGTGAGCATGCGCGGCAGCTCCAACATTACCATCCTGATCGACGGCAAACCCACCGGCGCGGCCAACGGCGGTGTGGGCAACCGGCTGGAGCAAATTCCGGCCAGCAGCATCGAGAAAGTGGAGGTGGTAACCAACCCCTCGGCCCGGTACGATGCGGCTGGCGCGGGTGGCGTCATCAACATCATCCTGAAGAAGCAAAAGAAAGACGGCTGGAACGGCCAGGCCACGGCCACCATTGGCACCCGCGACAAATACAACGGCAGCCTCAGCCTGAACCGCCGCACCGGCAAGCTGAACGTGTTTGGCTCGGCGGATGTGCGCGACATGGACTTCCGCTCGACGATGTGGATGGACCAGTACACCACCGTGGAGGGCAACTCGCTGCGCACCGCGCAGCAGGGCGGCAACCTGCGCCAAAATAAAACCTACAACGGCCGCCTGGGCTTCGATCTGAACCTGCCGGCCAACCAGAGCCTAACGGTAGCATTCGAGCCGAACCTGAACCGCAGCCGGAACACCGGCTGGCAAGTAGCCAACCTTACCGATGCCGCTGGCACGCGCCGCATTGCCAGCACCCTAGGTGTGCGCGAAAATGTTGACAACCACGAGGCATCGGCCGATTACCGCCGCACCTGGGAGCAGCACAAGGGCCGCGAGCTAACTGCCAACCTGGGATATACTTACCTGAACGCCAACGTGGTAGTAGGCCAACGCAACACCGAAGGTACCGCTACCGACGATTTGCGCGAGTGGAAACAAGACATAGGCGTGAACCTGCACGGCGTGGCAGGGCAAGTGGATTACACGCACCCCCTAGGTGAGAAAACGCGCTTTGATACGGGCCTTAAGGGCCAATGGCAAACCAACGAAGGCACCTACGATTTCATGCGCCAGGATGCCGAGGGCGAAGAAGCAAAGCGCGTAGCCGACCGCTCGTACGCCTACACCTTCAATGAGTACACCCAAGCCGCATACGCCACTTACCAAACCGAGGTGGGCAAATGGAAGGTGCAAGGCGGCCTGCGCGCCGAGTACACCAACACCAGCGGCTCTGTAAAGAACGGCCAAGGCCCCTTTAAGCTGGAGTACCTCAATTTGTTTCCGTCGGCTACGGTGGTGCGTGCCCTGCCCACGGCCGACCAGCGCGTGCAGCTGAGCTACTCGCGCCGCCTCAACCGCCCCAACTTCATGCAGTTGCTCGCCTTTCCGCTCTACCAGGATCAGCGCAGCTACCGCATCGGCGACCCCAGCCTGCGCCCCGAGTACATTAACGCGCTGGAGCTGGGCCACCAGATGACGCTGGGCCAGGCCAGCCTCAGCTCGACGCTGTTCTACCGCCAAACCAACAACGCCATTCAGCGCCTCACCAAAATCGATACGCTGGCCACTCGCCTCTACGGCAACGGCGCGGTAATCACGGGCCAGTACGCCGACAACTTTGGGCGGGCTTACAGCTACGGCGCCGAGGTATCCTGGAACCAGCCGCTGACTAAATGGTGGCGCGTAACGGCCAACGGCTCGTTGTTCCAGACGAATGTAACGGCCGCCACCGGCAACGAATCGAGCCGCCGCACCGTGTCGGGCACGGCCCGCCTGATGAACTCCTTCAGCCCCACACCCAAGCTCGATGTGCAGCTAACCGGCAACTACCGCGCGGCCGTGCTCACGTCGCAAGGCCGGGTGGCACCGGTAGGCTCAGTGGATATTGCCTTCCGTCATCGCCTCTTCAACGACAAAGCTGCGCTAACCCTGCGCGTATCGGATATCTTCAACACCCAGCGCAACCGCGTAGAGGCCTTCGCCCAAACGCCCACTACCGATTACCGCGCCACCATGTACAACAAGTGGGAGTCGCGCGTCGGCTACCTAGGTTTCTCTTGGTACATGGGCAAAAATAAGCCGCCGAAAAAGATTGAGAACCAGCCGCAAGGTGGCGGTGGCGGCTTCGGCGGCTAACCAGCCCCACGCCGGCCCTCTATCCTTCTGAACAACGCGCCGCGGGGCTGCTACTGAGAGGCAGTAGCCCCGCTGTTTGCCGGCTGAGTGCCCTTGCCTCTCACCCAATGATGTGGGCCCGTAGCCGAGCTCCTTTACGGCAGCATTATGGCAAAAATTTCCGAGGGGCAAAAACCTTGATTGCACACTTAAAACGCACATTTTCAGCTGCATCACATCATCGTGCGATTGATGCGCGCCTACCGGCCAAGCTACCTTTGTAACGTTAGTTCAGAGCAACCTAGGCACCGGTTAAGCAACTGAAAACCCAAGCACCCGCTGCCCTAGGTCGCCTAGCCAACGGCTCGCCCTGAGCAACATTTGGGCACCGGCACCCAGCAGTACCGCGGCTGCTCTCGCCTACCGCCCTCCTCAACACTGCAACTTCGACCAACTACTACTATGAAAACGACTGCTGCCTTCCGCTCCCTTTTTTCGGCCCTCGCCCTGATGCTGGCCCTTTACGCCACCGCCGCCGTTACCTCCCGAACAGGCCAGGTAACCGGCACCGTGCTCGACGCGGGCACCAAAGAAAGCATACCGCAAGCCCACGTGGTGCTGCTCCGGGCCCGCGACAACGCCTACGTAGCCACCGCCACCACCGCCCCCGATGGCAGCTTCCGCTTCAAAAACTTGCCCTTCGGCCAGTACAAGCTCCGCACCACCATCCTGGGTTACCAAGAGCCACAATCGACGCTGAAGGTAAACGCCTTGCAACCGCGCCTCAACCTAGGCAAGGTGCAGCTCGAGCCCGTGAACCTGCCCGCCGAGCAAGCCCCGCTGGCATTGGCCAATACCGCGGGCGCTTCGGCCCTCATTATGCACTAAGCTTTCTTTCTGAGCTATGGCCGAGCGGGGCCGCAGGTACCTTACCTGCGGCCCCGCTTGCGTTTGGGTTACCCGCTGCGGGCCCGCGGCATAAACATGTGCCCTAGGTACTGCGGCACCTAACCTTGTCCGTATGCGTTTCTGGCCCCGTATCCTTCGCCTGCTCATGTCCGCTTTCGTTGCCTTTGTGGTGCTGCTGATGTCCGGAACGCTGATTCCGCGCAACGCGGCGTTTCGGCAAACGCCCGATGGCGTGCCGATGTATGTGGTGTCGAACGGCTTCCACACCGATTTGGTATTGCCTATCCAAGAGCCCCGCACCCATACCAACTGGCTGCAGCGCACCGGCAACGCAGCTCTACAAGCGCGCTTCGCCGGCTACGAGTACATAGCGTTTGGCTGGGGCAACGAGGCGTTTTACCTCGAGTCGTACGGCGGGCGCATGCCCAAGCTGGGCACCGTGCTGCGAGCCGTGCTGCCGGCCCGTACGCTGATGCACGTAGGCTTTTACCGCGGGGCACCTAGGCCGCGCGAGCGGGTGGTACCGCTGCGTATTTCGGTTGATGAGTACCGGCAACTCACCAACTACATCGAGCAATCCTTCCGGCCCGACTCGCTCGGCAATTGGGCACTGCGCAACGAAGCCGGTTACTCGCCCGACGATTTCTTTTTCCGGGCTCGGGGCCGATACCACTCCCTACGCACCTGCAACGACTGGACCAACCAAGGCCTGCACCGCGCCGGCATTCGGGCGGCCCTTAAGGCTCCGCTGGCCGCCTCGGTGCTGTACCAAGTGCGCCAAGCCGCCGAAAAAAGTAAGTAGGCGGTGCAACACCTCGGGCGCGGCCGGGTCTTTGCTCGGTTTTCGGCCGCAGCGCCAGAGCAGAAATTTAAAACCTGCAGCGCTGTGGTGAGTTGTTGAGCCGTGCGTTGTCAATTCACTTTCAATGAGTTCAGTTTTTACTTCTTCCTCGCAGCAGCTGCCTAGGCTGTTGCTCGTCATTTTATTGCTGTTGCCGCTGAGCGTGTGGGCCCAAACCACCGGCTCGGTAACGGGCACTTTGCTCGATGGCTCCAACGGCCAGCCGGTGCCTTTTGCCAACGTGGTGCTGCTCCGCGCCCAGGACTCCACGCTGGTAACCGGCGCCCAAACCGCCGACAACGGCGCGTTCAAAATCGAAGGCGTGCCGTTTGGCAACTACTCGCTGCGCGTAACGCAGTTGGGCTACCGCCCGGCGCGGCGGCCCATTACGCTGTCGGCCGAGCAGGCTTCGTTGGCCCTAGGTCAGTTGCGCCTGCGCTCCACCACGCAGCAGCTGAAGGGCGTAACCGTAACGGGCGAACGGGCCATTGTGCAGGACAACCTCGACAAGAAGGTCATCAACGTATCGAAGGACCTGAGCACTGTGGGCGGAACCGCCGTGGATGTGCTGCAGAACGTGCCCTCGGTAAACGTGGACCAGAACGGCTCGGTGTCGCTGCGCGGCTCGCAAAACGTAACCATCTACATCGACGGCAAACCCACCGGCGCCGCTGGTGGCGGCCGTGCTGTCAACCTCGATCAGATTCCGGCTTCGCAAATTGAGAGCGTAGAAATCGTGACGAACCCCTCGGCTCGCTACGATGCCGAAGGCTCGGGCGGTATCCTGAACATTGTGCTGAAAAAGGAGCAGCGCAACGGCCTGAACGGCTCCGTAACGCTGAACGCCGGCACCCGCGATAAGTACAACGGCTCGGTGGCCCTGAACCTGCGCCAGGGCAAGTTCAACTTCTTCGGCAACTACGACGCCCGCTACGACAACCGCTTTACGCGCCGCAACCTCGACCAGGTAAGCACCCTGCGTGGCCGCGTAGAACGCGATTCAGCCATCGTGCTGACGCAGCGCGGCCGCGGCGACCGTACCGGCATGTCGCACAGTGGCCGTTTCGGTTTCGATTACACCCTCTCGCCGCAGCAAACCATTACGCTTTCGGTACAGCCGCGCCTGAACACCTCCGACGCCATTGAGACGCTGAACGCCAACCGCCGTTACGCTCCCACCGGCGCCGACCGCGGTTCGTTTATCCGCCGCAACGACTCCGAGGGCCGCAACCGCTCCACAGACTTCACGCTGGATTACCGCCGCACTTGGGCCGGCCAAAAACGCCGCGAGCTGATGGCCATGGCGGTGTTTACGCCCATCCGCAGCGAAAACATTACCGATTCGCGCCTCGACTCGGTGCAGGCCCGCCGCTTGCCCGCGCAGCCGCAACTGCAGCAGCAACGCAGCGACAACCGTCTCGACCAGGGCTCGGCCCAAATCGACTACGTGCATCCCTTGGGCGAAAAAGGCCGCCTCGACCTAGGGCTCAAAAGCGTGATGCGCCGCACCGATGCCGACTTCCAGTTTCTGCTCGGCCTATCGGATGCACTCCCGCTTACCTTCGACGCCAGCCGCTCCAACCGCTTTAAGTACGAGGAGTACATTCAGGCTGCTTACCTCACGTACCAGAACGTGCGCGGCAAGCTGAACTACCAAGTGGGCCTGCGCACCGAGCAAACCAACGCCCGCGGCCGCCAGCTCAACACGGCGCCCGCGCCCGGCGGCCAGCCCTTCCCGGCCGAGTTCCGCCGCAGCTACTTAGGGCTGTTCCCGTCGGTAACGCTGGCCTACGACGTTTCGCCTTCGCAGCGCGTGCAAGCCAGCTACTCGCGCCGCCTCAACCGCCCCGACGTCAACAGCCTCAATCCCTTCATCGATTACTCCGACCCGCTGAACTACCAGCAAGGCAACCCCTACTTGCTGCCCGAGTACATCAACGCCTCGGAGCTGGGCTACCAGTGGTTTAAGGGCCGCACCAGCGTTACGGGCACGGCCTTCTACCGCTACTCCACGGGCGTGGTGCAGCGCCTGCGCGAGCTCGACGCCGAAACGGGCATCACCACCACGCGTCCGCAAAACATCTCAAACAGCCGCTCCTACGGCGTAGAGGCTTCGCTGGCGCAGCCCTTGGCCAAGTGGTGGCGCGTGTCGCTCAACGGCTCGGCTTTCCGCAACGTAATTGCGGCCAGCACCGGCACCGAGCTCGACAACAAGAACTTCGCCTACACCGGCCGCCTGAACTCGGTGTTTACGCCCATCAAGTCGCTCGATTTGCAGGTGTCGGCGTTCTACCGCTCGCGCACCGTTACCACGCAGGGCTCGTTCGGCCAGATTTTCTCCACCGAGCTCGGCGCCAAGTACAGCGTGCTGAAAGACCGCGGCGCCATCACCCTGCGCGTTTCCGACGTGTTCGACACGCAGCAGTTCAACATCCAGTTCCGCGGCCCCAACTTCCGCAGCGACAACGAGTTTAAACGCGAAACCCGCGTGGGCTTCATCGGCTTTACGTATCGTTTCGGCCAGGCGCCCGGCGAGGGCGGCCCGCAGCGCGGCCGTGGCCGGGGCCGCGGCGAGCAGCAGCAACAGCCTCAGCAGGATGACAACCTAGGGGGCGGCGACTTTGGCGGGTAGGGGCCTCACCCCCCGGCCCCCACTCCCGCGGAGAGGGGGAGCTTGGTGTCAGCAACGATTCCGTTCAACGATTGCGGGGCCGCCGAACTTAGGTTCGGTGGCCCCGCTTATTTACCTGCCTGCTTAGGTTGCCAATGGCCCCGGGCACCTTGGGGGCGGCGGCCAAGGCGCGAGCCGCAGCCGCCGCAATCGTTGCACGGAATCGTTGCTGACGGCTGGCTCCCCCTCTCTACGGGGAAATGCGCGTCGAGCATTTCTTCGGGGGCCGGGGGGTGAGGCAAATCCAACCCAGGCAGTACCTTCGCGGCCACATTTCCGCATTCACCTCCCG includes the following:
- a CDS encoding TonB-dependent receptor domain-containing protein — its product is MFALYSSKALWCALPVAVCTSMAAQAQQAPGSVAGTLLDKANNQPLPFANVVLLRAQDSTLVTGTATTETGRFKLEKVAPGTYALRATVLGYQPLRRTVTVGAAGGDVDLGSVALQPTTQQLKGVTVTGERTAVEDNLDKKVINVEKDLTTVGGTAVNVLQNVPSVAVSPDGTVSMRGSSNITILIDGKPTGAANGGVGNRLEQIPASSIEKVEVVTNPSARYDAAGAGGVINIILKKQKKDGWNGQATATIGTRDKYNGSLSLNRRTGKLNVFGSADVRDMDFRSTMWMDQYTTVEGNSLRTAQQGGNLRQNKTYNGRLGFDLNLPANQSLTVAFEPNLNRSRNTGWQVANLTDAAGTRRIASTLGVRENVDNHEASADYRRTWEQHKGRELTANLGYTYLNANVVVGQRNTEGTATDDLREWKQDIGVNLHGVAGQVDYTHPLGEKTRFDTGLKGQWQTNEGTYDFMRQDAEGEEAKRVADRSYAYTFNEYTQAAYATYQTEVGKWKVQGGLRAEYTNTSGSVKNGQGPFKLEYLNLFPSATVVRALPTADQRVQLSYSRRLNRPNFMQLLAFPLYQDQRSYRIGDPSLRPEYINALELGHQMTLGQASLSSTLFYRQTNNAIQRLTKIDTLATRLYGNGAVITGQYADNFGRAYSYGAEVSWNQPLTKWWRVTANGSLFQTNVTAATGNESSRRTVSGTARLMNSFSPTPKLDVQLTGNYRAAVLTSQGRVAPVGSVDIAFRHRLFNDKAALTLRVSDIFNTQRNRVEAFAQTPTTDYRATMYNKWESRVGYLGFSWYMGKNKPPKKIENQPQGGGGGFGG
- a CDS encoding carboxypeptidase regulatory-like domain-containing protein; translated protein: MKTTAAFRSLFSALALMLALYATAAVTSRTGQVTGTVLDAGTKESIPQAHVVLLRARDNAYVATATTAPDGSFRFKNLPFGQYKLRTTILGYQEPQSTLKVNALQPRLNLGKVQLEPVNLPAEQAPLALANTAGASALIMH
- a CDS encoding TIGR02117 family protein; translation: MSAFVAFVVLLMSGTLIPRNAAFRQTPDGVPMYVVSNGFHTDLVLPIQEPRTHTNWLQRTGNAALQARFAGYEYIAFGWGNEAFYLESYGGRMPKLGTVLRAVLPARTLMHVGFYRGAPRPRERVVPLRISVDEYRQLTNYIEQSFRPDSLGNWALRNEAGYSPDDFFFRARGRYHSLRTCNDWTNQGLHRAGIRAALKAPLAASVLYQVRQAAEKSK
- a CDS encoding TonB-dependent receptor domain-containing protein, which gives rise to MSSVFTSSSQQLPRLLLVILLLLPLSVWAQTTGSVTGTLLDGSNGQPVPFANVVLLRAQDSTLVTGAQTADNGAFKIEGVPFGNYSLRVTQLGYRPARRPITLSAEQASLALGQLRLRSTTQQLKGVTVTGERAIVQDNLDKKVINVSKDLSTVGGTAVDVLQNVPSVNVDQNGSVSLRGSQNVTIYIDGKPTGAAGGGRAVNLDQIPASQIESVEIVTNPSARYDAEGSGGILNIVLKKEQRNGLNGSVTLNAGTRDKYNGSVALNLRQGKFNFFGNYDARYDNRFTRRNLDQVSTLRGRVERDSAIVLTQRGRGDRTGMSHSGRFGFDYTLSPQQTITLSVQPRLNTSDAIETLNANRRYAPTGADRGSFIRRNDSEGRNRSTDFTLDYRRTWAGQKRRELMAMAVFTPIRSENITDSRLDSVQARRLPAQPQLQQQRSDNRLDQGSAQIDYVHPLGEKGRLDLGLKSVMRRTDADFQFLLGLSDALPLTFDASRSNRFKYEEYIQAAYLTYQNVRGKLNYQVGLRTEQTNARGRQLNTAPAPGGQPFPAEFRRSYLGLFPSVTLAYDVSPSQRVQASYSRRLNRPDVNSLNPFIDYSDPLNYQQGNPYLLPEYINASELGYQWFKGRTSVTGTAFYRYSTGVVQRLRELDAETGITTTRPQNISNSRSYGVEASLAQPLAKWWRVSLNGSAFRNVIAASTGTELDNKNFAYTGRLNSVFTPIKSLDLQVSAFYRSRTVTTQGSFGQIFSTELGAKYSVLKDRGAITLRVSDVFDTQQFNIQFRGPNFRSDNEFKRETRVGFIGFTYRFGQAPGEGGPQRGRGRGRGEQQQQPQQDDNLGGGDFGG